The region CGCAGTTGGTCGCCCAACTGACGGCCGATACCGTAGCTGACGCGAGTTTCGTCGGTGGACAGATTTACTTCGGACATGACACTGCTCCGCTGTGCGGACAGCCCTGGAACGTGCCGTGCGTGCACAGCGCATCCCGGAGCGCCCGGAACCAAAAGGGCGAGCAGACTAGCACAGATGCCGTGGCATTGATGAGGGCGTCAGTGCTGCCATGTACTACGAAAGGCGATCGGCACCTTCAGGCTTTCCTGCACACTTTCGCCGAGCCCGCACATTTCGTCGTGAACCGAAGTGTGCACAAGGTTGAACTGTACGGCGGGACAGGCGTGGAGCACTTCGCGGGCATGCTCGACCGAACGCAGGTGAAACATCTGGCCGCGGGCATCACTCAGCGGATACGCCGCGCCATGCATGCGCGCCTCCAGCAGGTAGATCCCGCCTTCCAGTGAGATCAGGTTCAGCTCATCGACCTTCCCGGCGATCGCGTAGGCATTCAATTCTTGCAAGTTCATGAGCGCACCTCAAACAGTGGCGGACCAAGATACTTACAGGGATAGGCTTCGGCGCATCAAAGTACAAGCACAAACGAAACCGCTTGTCTGGTTTGACGAAGAACCTGTGGCGAGCGAGCTTGCTCGCGCTCGGCTGCGCAGCAGTCGTCGATGCTGCGAGGGAAAAGACTGGAGATAAAGCGGGGCCGCTTCGCAGCCCAACGGGAGCAAGCTCCCTCGCCACAGGGAGCGCTCCTGGCAAGATCAGTGCTTGGTCAGCTTATCCAGATAACCCATCGCAAACGCCGACACCACGAAGGTCATGTGAATGATCACGTACCACTTCAGATGCTCGGGATCGACGTTCTTGGCGTCCATGAAAATCCGCAACAGGTGGATCGACGAAATCGCCACGATCGAGGCGGCCACTTTCATCTTCAGCGAAGACGAATCCATGGTGCCCAACCAGTTGAGTTTCTCTTTGCCCTCGTCAATGTCCAGTTCGGACACGAAGTTCTCATAGCCGGAGATCATCACCATCACCAGCAAGCCGCCCACCAGCGCCATGTCGATCAACGACAGCAGCACCAGGATCAAGTCCGATTCCGCCATCGAGAAGACGTTGGGGATGACATGGAAGACTTCCTGGAAAAACTTCAACGCCAGCGCCAACAAGCCCAGGGACAAACCGAAGTAGATCGGCGCCAGCAGCCAGCGGGAGGCGTACATTGCATTTTCGATAAAGCGTTCCATTGAATCTCACACAAGGGCTGGTAAATGGCGGCGAGTATAACAGCCGCCCATTACACCCAGAAACCGCCCAAAAATCCGCAACCTGCGCGTGTATGACGAAGTTTTTCTGCTAGTGTCCAAACCAATGACAGATTAGCGATACCGGACAGGAAGACAGGAAATGGATGTGCGATTACCTTTAACGAGTGCCGTTTTTGGCGTGCTGCTACTGCTCAACGGCTGCTCACCCGCCGATGAAAAAAGACCGTCAGCCTCGAAGAAAGGACCGCGCAATTCGAGAAATCCCTGGATGCCATTGCGGATCAGAAGCTCAAGGACGCCCTCGCTGACCTCGGCGGCTCGCTGCTGTTGCTTGAACGTGCAGAACTGAAGCTCAAGGCCAAACCGATTGAGACCGAGTATGGCGATGACGCCATGCTCCTGCTCAAACACTACCCAACCCCTCAGGCGCTGGTCGATACCTACCTCAATGGCCTGTTTGTGCTGCGTAAAACCTCAAGCTCCGATTACCTGACCGATCTGTCGCCAGTGTTCCCTTTCAGCTTCACCATGCCTGCGCAGTTCCCTTTCCCCCACGGACTGGAATGGCAGTCAGTAACCCTTAGCAACAAAAAAGTGATCCCTTTCCAGCCCGAATGGTCGGAAACCGATCCGGGCATTCAGCTCAGCCCCTCGAGTTCCAACGTCGATAATCCGGACGATCTGACGGTGACCTACCCTTTCATCGAAGGTCTGGAGGTCGACAACAAAAAACAACC is a window of Pseudomonas sp. 10S4 DNA encoding:
- a CDS encoding DUF6482 family protein translates to MNLQELNAYAIAGKVDELNLISLEGGIYLLEARMHGAAYPLSDARGQMFHLRSVEHAREVLHACPAVQFNLVHTSVHDEMCGLGESVQESLKVPIAFRSTWQH
- a CDS encoding TIGR00645 family protein, giving the protein MERFIENAMYASRWLLAPIYFGLSLGLLALALKFFQEVFHVIPNVFSMAESDLILVLLSLIDMALVGGLLVMVMISGYENFVSELDIDEGKEKLNWLGTMDSSSLKMKVAASIVAISSIHLLRIFMDAKNVDPEHLKWYVIIHMTFVVSAFAMGYLDKLTKH